The proteins below come from a single Fusobacterium nucleatum genomic window:
- the hpf gene encoding ribosome hibernation-promoting factor, HPF/YfiA family produces MKLSIHGRKITLTDAIRKYAEEKISKVEKFNDSIIKIDATLAASKLKTGNAHVTEILAYLSGSTLKATATESDLYASIDKAVDIMESLLKKHKEKRSRAKVQDDTRKKSYSFDYIVEAGEKLSDEKKLVRVYLPLKPMEISEAILQLEYLNRVFFAFTNSETGKMAVVYKRKDGDYGVIEK; encoded by the coding sequence ATGAAATTATCAATTCATGGAAGAAAAATTACTTTAACTGATGCTATTAGAAAATATGCAGAAGAAAAAATTTCAAAGGTAGAAAAATTCAATGACTCTATTATCAAAATAGATGCCACTTTAGCTGCTTCTAAATTAAAAACTGGTAATGCACATGTTACAGAAATTTTAGCTTATCTAAGTGGAAGCACATTGAAAGCTACTGCAACTGAATCAGATTTATATGCTTCAATAGATAAAGCTGTTGATATTATGGAAAGTCTATTAAAAAAACATAAAGAAAAAAGAAGTAGAGCAAAAGTTCAAGATGATACTAGAAAGAAATCTTATAGTTTTGATTATATAGTTGAAGCAGGAGAAAAACTTTCTGATGAAAAAAAATTAGTTAGAGTTTATCTACCTTTAAAACCTATGGAAATTTCAGAAGCTATTTTACAACTTGAATATCTAAATAGAGTTTTCTTTGCTTTTACAAACTCTGAGACAGGAAAAATGGCAGTAGTTTATAAGAGAAAAGATGGAGATTATGGAGTTATTGAAAAATAG
- the hemB gene encoding porphobilinogen synthase — translation MFTRTRRLRRNFLTRELVKNISIEKSSLIYPLFVCDGKNIKSEIESMPEQFRYSLDRLNKELDELLKLGINNILLFGIPNHKDEIGSQAYNENGIVQRAVRQIRKDYQDKFLIVTDVCMCEYTSHGHCGILHNHDVDNDETLEYIAKIALSHAKAGADIIAPSDMMDGRIAKIREVLDKNNFKDIPIMAYSVKYSSAYYGPFRDAADSAPSFGDRKTYQMDFRSYNNFYREVEADTQEGADFIMVKPTMAYLDVIKSVSKISNLPIVAYNVSGEYSMVKAAAKNNWIDEEKIVMENMYAIKRAGADIIITYHAKDIAKWLSK, via the coding sequence ATGTTTACAAGAACAAGGAGATTAAGAAGAAATTTTTTAACAAGAGAATTAGTAAAAAATATTAGCATAGAAAAGAGTTCATTGATATATCCACTATTTGTATGTGATGGAAAAAATATAAAATCTGAAATAGAATCTATGCCAGAACAATTTAGATATTCTTTGGATAGATTAAATAAAGAATTAGACGAGTTATTGAAATTAGGAATTAATAATATTTTACTTTTTGGAATACCGAACCATAAAGATGAAATAGGAAGTCAAGCCTATAATGAAAATGGGATTGTTCAAAGAGCAGTAAGACAAATCAGAAAAGATTATCAAGATAAATTTTTAATAGTTACTGATGTATGTATGTGTGAATATACTTCCCATGGACATTGTGGAATTTTACATAATCATGATGTTGATAATGATGAAACACTTGAATATATAGCAAAAATTGCCTTATCTCATGCAAAAGCAGGAGCAGATATAATAGCACCATCTGATATGATGGATGGAAGAATAGCAAAAATTAGAGAAGTTTTAGATAAAAATAATTTTAAAGATATTCCTATAATGGCATATAGTGTAAAATATTCATCTGCTTATTATGGACCTTTTAGAGATGCAGCTGATTCTGCACCAAGTTTTGGAGATAGAAAAACTTATCAAATGGATTTTAGAAGTTATAATAATTTTTATAGAGAAGTTGAAGCTGATACACAAGAGGGAGCAGATTTTATAATGGTAAAACCTACTATGGCTTATTTAGATGTTATAAAATCTGTTTCAAAAATAAGTAATTTACCTATTGTTGCCTATAATGTAAGTGGAGAATATTCTATGGTTAAGGCAGCAGCAAAAAATAACTGGATAGATGAAGAAAAAATTGTTATGGAAAATATGTATGCAATAAAAAGAGCTGGTGCTGATATAATAATTACTTATCATGCAAAAGATATTGCAAAATGGTTGTCTAAATAA
- a CDS encoding toxin-antitoxin system YwqK family antitoxin: MRKSFLFIFLIFLVNSIFSYSSTNNSTDEELQRVFDKNEEIIVVYRASIKDNIPKKYTENIIPKEEYNILNDNRIKITIKYTQKNKSDILAEIYTPNGSLAVKTEIKLRKKILFNEIEKLVQEIEDNEASNQSDILNNKFSENFEENVKSFVSYSYYDDGSVNSKTEYDFDKKNITMLTYSDGKILSKTIAKYKGSIQDENMDIDFYENLTKTFIKMKVKKVENGQEVRTFYHSGKLESVGVYKGNILNGEYKEYDESGNLIKEIFYEDGVEIKK; the protein is encoded by the coding sequence ATGAGAAAAAGTTTTTTATTTATTTTTTTAATATTTTTAGTAAATAGCATTTTTTCCTATTCTTCTACAAACAATTCTACTGATGAAGAACTACAAAGAGTATTTGATAAGAATGAAGAAATTATAGTTGTTTATAGGGCTAGCATTAAAGATAACATTCCTAAAAAATATACTGAAAATATTATTCCAAAAGAAGAATATAATATTTTAAATGATAATCGTATAAAAATTACAATCAAATATACACAAAAAAATAAATCAGATATATTGGCAGAAATATATACTCCAAATGGAAGTTTAGCAGTAAAAACAGAAATTAAATTAAGAAAAAAGATTTTATTTAATGAAATAGAAAAATTAGTTCAAGAAATTGAAGATAATGAAGCTAGCAATCAATCAGATATTCTTAATAATAAATTTAGTGAAAATTTTGAAGAAAATGTAAAATCTTTTGTTTCTTATTCATATTATGATGACGGAAGTGTTAATTCTAAGACAGAATATGACTTTGATAAAAAAAATATAACTATGCTTACATATAGTGATGGAAAAATTTTAAGTAAAACAATAGCTAAATATAAAGGTTCTATCCAAGATGAAAATATGGATATAGATTTTTATGAAAATTTAACTAAAACTTTTATTAAAATGAAAGTAAAAAAAGTTGAAAATGGGCAAGAAGTAAGGACTTTTTATCATAGTGGAAAATTGGAATCTGTTGGAGTTTATAAGGGTAATATCTTAAATGGAGAATATAAAGAATACGATGAAAGTGGCAATCTTATAAAGGAAATTTTTTATGAAGATGGAGTTGAGATAAAAAAATAA
- a CDS encoding putative glycoside hydrolase, producing MKFTKKLSLLIMFLVIGAFFSKNSYSKEKSSNSSYYEYTTEKIKIYSDENKKENIGTLIKGTRVNVFATKEIVKKSKDKNGKETEKKTIMKKIVYKDVNKRKVAWIEDGYLVPTLNEAVDERFKNLDFTKKEKKEYKDNERVKVRGLYVSAHSVALKGRLDELIELAKKNNLNAFIIDVKGDYGELTFPMSEDIDKYTKSANKSPIIKDIEPVIKKLKDNGIYAIARIVSFKDTIYAKENPDKIIVYKDGGKAFTNSDGLVWVSAYDKNLWEYNVTVAKEAAKAGFNEIQFDYVRFPASNGGKLDKVLNYRNTDNLTKAEAIQKYLHYAKEELEPYQVYISADIYGQVGSSSDDMALGQFWEAVSSEIDYVSPMMYPSHYGRGVYGLAVPDANPYKTIYQSTKDSINRNNNIDSPAIIRPWIQAFTAAWVKGHISYGANEIKEQVKAMKDLGVDEYILWSPTNRYEKFY from the coding sequence ATGAAATTTACAAAAAAATTATCACTACTTATTATGTTTTTAGTTATAGGAGCTTTTTTTTCAAAAAATTCTTATTCTAAAGAAAAATCTTCAAATTCATCATATTATGAATATACCACAGAAAAAATTAAAATCTATTCAGATGAAAATAAGAAAGAAAATATAGGTACTCTAATAAAAGGAACTAGGGTAAATGTTTTTGCCACAAAAGAAATAGTAAAAAAATCAAAAGATAAAAATGGAAAAGAAACTGAGAAAAAGACTATTATGAAAAAAATAGTATATAAAGATGTAAATAAAAGAAAAGTTGCTTGGATAGAAGATGGCTATTTGGTACCAACATTAAATGAAGCAGTTGATGAAAGATTTAAAAATTTAGATTTTACAAAAAAAGAGAAAAAAGAATATAAAGATAATGAAAGAGTTAAAGTGAGAGGTTTATATGTTTCTGCACACTCTGTTGCACTCAAAGGTAGATTAGACGAGCTTATAGAACTTGCTAAAAAGAATAATCTTAATGCTTTTATTATTGATGTAAAAGGAGATTATGGAGAATTAACTTTTCCTATGTCAGAAGATATAGACAAATATACAAAGTCTGCCAATAAAAGCCCGATAATAAAGGATATTGAGCCTGTGATAAAAAAGCTAAAAGATAATGGTATCTATGCTATTGCGAGAATAGTATCTTTTAAAGATACAATTTATGCTAAGGAAAATCCTGATAAAATTATTGTATATAAAGATGGTGGAAAAGCATTTACAAATAGTGATGGACTTGTATGGGTTTCTGCTTATGATAAAAATCTATGGGAGTATAATGTAACAGTTGCAAAAGAAGCTGCAAAAGCTGGGTTTAATGAAATACAGTTTGACTATGTAAGATTCCCAGCCTCTAATGGTGGAAAACTTGATAAAGTTTTAAATTATAGAAATACAGATAATTTAACAAAAGCAGAAGCTATTCAAAAATATTTACATTATGCAAAAGAGGAATTAGAACCATATCAAGTTTATATAAGTGCTGATATTTATGGACAAGTTGGAAGTTCCTCTGATGATATGGCTTTGGGACAATTCTGGGAAGCAGTTAGTTCAGAAATAGATTATGTATCTCCTATGATGTATCCTAGCCATTATGGAAGGGGAGTTTATGGGCTTGCTGTTCCTGATGCCAATCCTTATAAGACAATTTATCAGTCAACAAAAGATTCTATAAATAGAAATAATAATATAGATAGTCCTGCTATTATAAGACCTTGGATACAAGCATTTACTGCTGCTTGGGTAAAAGGACACATAAGTTATGGGGCAAATGAAATTAAAGAGCAAGTTAAAGCAATGAAAGATTTAGGTGTTGATGAATATATTTTATGGAGTCCTACTAATAGATATGAAAAATTTTATTAA
- a CDS encoding aldehyde dehydrogenase family protein, with product MENILKKSYKMFINGEWVNSSNGIMVKTYAPYNNELLSEFPDASESDVDLAVKSAKEAFKTWRKTTVKERAKILNKIADIIDENKDLLATVETMDNGKPIRETTLVDIPLAATHFRYFAGCILADEGQATVLDEKFLSIILREPIGVVGQIIPWNFPFLMAAWKLAPALAAGDTVVLKPSSSTTLSLLVLMELIQDIIPKGVVNLITGKGSTTGEFLKNHPDLDKLAFTGSTAVGRDIALAAAEKLIPATLELGGKSANIILDDADMEKALEGAQIGILFNQGQVCCAGSRIFVQEGIYDEFIEKLVKKFENIKIGNPLDSTTVMGSQIDARQVKTILDYIEIAKQEGGVILTGGIKYTENGCDKGNFVRPTLITNVKNTCRVSQEEIFGPVAVVIKFKTDDEVIAQANDSEYGLGGAVFTKNINRALRLAREIQTGRVWINTYNQIPEHAPFGGYKKSGIGRETHKVILEHYTQMKNILIDLEEGTSGLY from the coding sequence ATGGAAAATATATTAAAGAAATCATATAAGATGTTTATAAATGGGGAATGGGTAAATTCAAGTAATGGAATTATGGTAAAAACTTATGCCCCTTATAATAATGAATTGTTATCAGAATTTCCTGATGCAAGTGAAAGTGATGTTGATTTAGCAGTTAAAAGTGCAAAAGAAGCATTTAAAACTTGGAGAAAAACAACAGTAAAAGAAAGAGCAAAAATTTTAAATAAAATTGCTGATATTATAGATGAAAATAAGGATTTATTAGCAACAGTTGAAACTATGGATAATGGTAAACCAATAAGAGAAACTACTTTAGTAGATATTCCATTGGCAGCAACTCATTTTAGATATTTTGCAGGATGTATTTTAGCAGATGAAGGGCAAGCAACAGTTTTAGATGAAAAGTTTTTGAGTATAATTTTAAGAGAACCTATTGGTGTTGTAGGACAAATTATTCCTTGGAACTTTCCATTTTTGATGGCAGCTTGGAAGTTAGCTCCAGCTCTTGCAGCAGGAGATACAGTTGTCTTAAAACCATCTAGCTCAACAACATTAAGTCTATTAGTTTTAATGGAACTTATACAAGATATAATTCCAAAAGGTGTTGTTAATTTAATTACAGGAAAAGGAAGTACAACAGGAGAATTTTTAAAAAATCACCCTGATTTAGATAAATTAGCTTTCACAGGTTCAACAGCAGTTGGTAGAGATATAGCTCTTGCAGCAGCAGAAAAATTAATTCCTGCTACTCTGGAATTAGGTGGGAAATCAGCAAATATTATTTTAGATGATGCTGATATGGAAAAAGCTCTTGAAGGAGCTCAAATTGGAATATTATTTAATCAAGGACAAGTTTGTTGTGCAGGCTCAAGAATCTTTGTTCAAGAAGGAATATATGATGAATTTATAGAAAAACTTGTAAAGAAATTTGAAAATATTAAAATTGGAAATCCATTAGACTCTACAACTGTAATGGGTAGTCAAATAGATGCAAGACAAGTAAAAACTATTTTAGACTATATTGAAATTGCAAAACAAGAAGGAGGAGTTATTTTAACAGGAGGAATAAAATATACTGAAAATGGCTGTGATAAAGGAAACTTTGTAAGACCTACTTTAATAACTAATGTTAAAAATACCTGTCGTGTTTCACAAGAAGAAATTTTTGGACCAGTGGCAGTTGTAATTAAATTTAAAACAGATGATGAAGTTATTGCACAAGCAAATGATAGTGAATATGGACTTGGAGGAGCAGTATTTACAAAAAATATCAATAGAGCTTTAAGGCTTGCAAGAGAAATTCAAACTGGTAGAGTGTGGATAAATACTTATAATCAAATCCCTGAACATGCTCCATTTGGAGGGTATAAGAAATCTGGTATAGGAAGAGAAACTCATAAAGTTATATTAGAACATTATACACAAATGAAAAATATTTTAATTGATTTAGAAGAAGGAACTTCTGGGTTATATTAA
- a CDS encoding aminopeptidase P family protein, producing MEINKRIEKARKVMGKYKVDAYIVTSSDYHQSEYIDDYFKGREYLSGFTGSAGVLVIFKDEACLWTDGRYHIQAEKQLKGSEIKLFKQGNLGVPTYKEYIILKLAENSKIGIDAKILLSSDINEILSKKKYKIVDFDLLGEVWNGRKALPNGKIFILEDKYTGKSYKEKVKEIRKVLKEKGADYNIISSLDDIAWIYNFRGCDIIHNPVALSFTIISEKKSTLYINEKKLDKKAQKYFKDNKIEVKEYFEFFKDIKKLKGSILVDFNKISYAIYEAISKNALINSMNPSTYLKAHKNETEIANTKEIHIQDGVAIVKFMYWLKNNYKKENITEFSAEQKINSLRKEIEGYLDLSFYTISAFGKNAAMMHYSAPEKKSAKIEDGVYLLDSGGTYLKGTTDITRTFFLGKVSKQEKIDNTLVLKGMLALSRAKFLFGATGTNLDILARQFLWNVGIDYKCGTGHGVGHILNVHEGPHGIRFQYNPQRLEAGMIVTNEPGAYIEGSHGIRIENELLVKEFCETEHGKFLNFETITYAPIDLDGIIKTLLTKEEKQQLNEYHKGVYEKLSPYLNKKEKEFLKEYTKNI from the coding sequence ATGGAAATCAATAAAAGAATTGAAAAAGCTAGAAAAGTTATGGGAAAATACAAGGTTGATGCCTATATAGTAACAAGTTCTGATTATCATCAAAGTGAATATATTGATGATTATTTTAAAGGCAGAGAATATTTATCAGGTTTCACAGGTTCAGCTGGGGTATTAGTAATATTCAAAGATGAAGCTTGCCTATGGACTGATGGAAGATACCATATTCAAGCTGAAAAGCAGTTAAAAGGTAGTGAAATAAAATTATTTAAACAAGGTAATCTTGGAGTTCCTACTTATAAAGAGTATATAATTTTAAAATTAGCAGAAAATTCAAAAATTGGTATAGATGCAAAAATTCTTTTATCTTCTGATATCAATGAAATTCTTTCAAAGAAAAAATATAAGATAGTTGACTTTGATTTATTAGGTGAAGTTTGGAATGGAAGAAAAGCTTTACCTAATGGAAAAATATTTATTTTAGAAGATAAATATACAGGAAAATCATATAAAGAAAAAGTAAAAGAAATCAGGAAAGTTTTAAAAGAAAAGGGTGCAGACTATAATATTATTTCAAGTTTAGATGATATTGCTTGGATATATAATTTTAGAGGCTGTGATATAATACATAATCCAGTAGCCTTATCATTTACAATAATTTCTGAAAAGAAATCAACTCTTTATATTAATGAAAAAAAGTTGGATAAGAAAGCTCAAAAATATTTTAAAGATAATAAGATTGAAGTTAAAGAATATTTTGAGTTCTTTAAAGATATAAAAAAATTAAAAGGAAGTATTTTAGTTGATTTTAATAAGATTAGTTATGCTATTTATGAAGCTATTAGTAAAAATGCTTTAATTAATTCTATGAATCCAAGCACATATTTAAAAGCACATAAAAATGAAACTGAAATAGCTAATACAAAAGAAATTCATATTCAAGATGGAGTTGCCATAGTTAAATTTATGTATTGGTTAAAAAATAACTATAAAAAAGAAAATATTACTGAATTTTCAGCAGAGCAAAAAATAAATTCTTTAAGGAAGGAAATAGAAGGATATTTAGATTTAAGTTTCTATACTATTTCGGCTTTTGGGAAAAATGCTGCTATGATGCACTATTCTGCACCTGAAAAGAAATCAGCTAAAATTGAAGATGGTGTATACTTGCTTGATTCTGGTGGAACATATTTAAAAGGAACTACTGATATAACAAGAACTTTTTTCTTAGGAAAAGTTAGTAAACAAGAAAAGATTGATAATACTCTGGTTTTAAAAGGAATGTTAGCACTATCAAGAGCAAAATTTTTATTCGGAGCAACTGGAACAAACTTAGATATATTAGCTAGACAATTTTTATGGAATGTTGGAATAGATTATAAATGTGGAACAGGACATGGTGTAGGGCATATTTTAAATGTACATGAAGGACCACACGGAATTAGATTTCAATACAATCCTCAAAGATTAGAAGCTGGTATGATAGTTACTAATGAGCCAGGGGCATATATTGAAGGTAGCCATGGAATAAGAATTGAAAATGAACTTTTAGTTAAAGAATTTTGTGAGACTGAACATGGAAAGTTTTTGAATTTTGAAACTATAACTTATGCTCCTATTGATTTAGATGGAATTATAAAAACTCTTTTAACAAAAGAAGAAAAACAACAATTAAATGAATATCATAAAGGAGTATATGAAAAACTAAGTCCATATTTAAATAAAAAAGAAAAAGAATTTTTGAAAGAATATACTAAGAATATTTAA
- the glmS gene encoding glutamine--fructose-6-phosphate transaminase (isomerizing) codes for MCGIIGYSGSNTNAVELLLEGLEKVEYRGYDSAGIAFVTDSGIQIEKKEGKLENLKNHMKNFEIPSCTGIGHTRWATHGVPTDRNAHPHYSENKDVALIHNGIIENYAEIKKELLEQGVKFSSDTDTEVVAQLFSKLYDGDLYSTLKKVLKRIRGTYAFAIIHKDFPDRMICCRNHSPLIVGLGDHQNFIASDVSAILKYTRDIIYLEDGDVVLVTKDNVTVYDKDEKEVKREVKKVEWNFEQASKGGYAHFMIKEIEEQPEIIEKTLNVYTDKEKNVKFDEQLERINFHDIDRIYVVACGTAYYAGLQGQYFMKKLLGIDVFTDIASEFRYNDPIITNKTLAIFVSQSGETIDTLMSMKYAKEKGAKTLAISNVLGSTITREADNVIYTLAGPEISVASTKAYSSQVLVMYLLSLYMGAKLGKIEEKDYLKYISDISLLKKNIVKLISEKEKIHNIAKKIKDIKNGFYLGRGIDEKIAREGSLKMKEINYIHTEALPAGELKHGSIALIEKGVLVVAISTNLEMDEKVVSNIKEVKARGAYVIGVCKEGSLVPEVVDDVIQVKDSGELLTPVLAVVGLQFLAYYTSLEKGFDVDKPRNLAKSVTVE; via the coding sequence ATGTGTGGAATAATTGGTTATTCTGGGAGCAATACAAATGCAGTAGAGCTTTTATTGGAAGGGCTAGAAAAAGTTGAATACAGAGGTTATGACTCAGCTGGTATTGCTTTTGTAACTGATAGTGGAATTCAAATTGAAAAGAAAGAAGGAAAATTAGAAAATTTAAAAAATCATATGAAAAATTTTGAAATTCCTTCTTGTACAGGTATAGGGCATACTAGATGGGCAACTCATGGAGTACCAACTGATAGAAATGCTCATCCTCATTATAGTGAAAATAAAGATGTAGCACTTATCCATAATGGCATTATTGAAAATTATGCAGAAATAAAAAAAGAATTATTAGAACAAGGTGTAAAATTTAGTTCAGATACAGATACAGAGGTTGTAGCTCAATTATTTTCAAAATTATATGATGGAGATTTATATTCAACTCTTAAAAAAGTTTTAAAAAGAATAAGAGGAACTTATGCTTTTGCTATAATTCATAAAGATTTTCCGGATAGAATGATTTGTTGCAGAAATCATAGTCCATTAATTGTTGGACTTGGAGACCATCAAAATTTTATTGCTTCTGATGTCTCAGCAATTTTGAAATACACAAGGGATATTATCTATCTTGAAGATGGAGATGTTGTTTTAGTAACTAAAGATAATGTCACTGTCTATGATAAAGATGAAAAAGAAGTAAAAAGAGAAGTAAAAAAGGTTGAATGGAATTTTGAACAAGCTTCAAAGGGAGGATATGCTCACTTTATGATAAAGGAAATTGAAGAACAACCTGAAATCATAGAAAAAACTTTAAATGTGTATACAGATAAAGAGAAAAATGTAAAATTTGATGAGCAATTAGAAAGAATAAATTTCCATGATATTGATAGAATATATGTTGTAGCTTGTGGAACTGCTTATTATGCAGGTTTACAAGGACAATATTTTATGAAAAAATTATTGGGAATAGATGTATTTACTGATATTGCTTCTGAATTTAGATATAATGACCCTATAATAACAAATAAAACATTGGCTATTTTTGTAAGTCAGTCAGGAGAAACTATTGATACTTTGATGTCAATGAAATATGCAAAAGAAAAGGGAGCAAAAACTCTTGCTATATCTAATGTTTTAGGTTCTACAATAACAAGGGAAGCCGACAATGTTATCTACACTCTTGCAGGACCTGAAATTTCAGTTGCTTCAACAAAAGCATATAGTTCACAAGTTTTAGTGATGTATTTATTATCACTATATATGGGAGCTAAACTTGGAAAGATAGAAGAAAAAGATTATTTAAAATATATTTCTGATATTAGTTTATTAAAGAAAAATATAGTTAAATTAATCAGTGAGAAAGAAAAAATTCATAATATTGCTAAGAAAATAAAAGATATTAAAAATGGGTTCTATCTTGGTAGAGGAATAGATGAAAAAATAGCCAGAGAAGGTAGCTTAAAGATGAAAGAGATTAACTATATTCATACTGAGGCATTACCTGCTGGGGAACTAAAACATGGAAGTATTGCTCTTATAGAAAAAGGAGTTTTAGTTGTTGCTATTTCCACTAACCTAGAAATGGATGAAAAAGTTGTTTCAAATATAAAGGAAGTTAAGGCAAGAGGAGCTTATGTTATAGGAGTTTGCAAAGAAGGAAGTTTAGTTCCAGAAGTTGTAGATGATGTAATTCAAGTTAAAGATAGTGGAGAATTATTAACACCAGTTCTTGCAGTTGTGGGTTTACAATTTTTAGCATATTATACTTCTTTGGAAAAAGGTTTTGATGTTGATAAACCAAGAAATCTTGCAAAATCAGTAACTGTGGAATAA